A single region of the Cynocephalus volans isolate mCynVol1 chromosome 12, mCynVol1.pri, whole genome shotgun sequence genome encodes:
- the TMT1B gene encoding thiol S-methyltransferase TMT1B — translation MSALVRLLQLLVLLLTLPLHLMVLLGCWQPLCKSYFPYLMVVLTVKNNQKMESKKRELFSQIKGLMGASGKVALLELGCGTGANFQFYPPGCRITCLDPNPHFEKFLTKSMAENRHLQYERFVVAPGEDMKQLADGSMDVVVCTLVLCSVQNPRRVLQEVQRVLRPGGVLFFWEHVAEPRGSWAFMWQQVIEPTWKHITDGCCLTRETWKDLEAQFSEVQMEQQPPPFKWLPVGPHIMGKAVK, via the exons ATGAGTGCCCTGGTCCGACTCCTGCAGCTGCTGGTGCTGCTCCTGACACTGCCCCTGCACCTGATGGTTCTGCTGGGCTGCTGGCAGCCCCTATGCAAAAGCTACTTCCCTTATCTGATGGTTGTGTTGACTGTCAAGAACAACCAGAAAATGGAGAGCAAGAAACGGGAGCTCTTTAGCCAGATAAAGGGGCTTATGGGAGCCTCCGGGAAGGTGGCCCTGCTGGAGCTGGGCTGCGGCACCGGTGCCAACTTCCAGTTCTACCCACCTGGCTGCAGGATCACTTGCCTGGACCCTAATCCTCACTTTGAGAAGTTCCTGACAAAGAGCATGGCTGAGAACAGGCACCTCCAATATGAGCGGTTTGTGGTGGCTCCCGGAGAGGACATGAAGCAACTGGCCGATGGATCCATGGATGTGGTAGTCTGCACCCTGGTGCTGTGCTCTGTGCAGAACCCAAGGAGGGTCCTGCAGGAGGTCCAGAGAGTACTCAGGCCG GGAGGAGTGTTGTTTTTCTGGGAGCATGTGGCAGAGCCACGCGGAAGCTGGGCCTTCATGTGGCAGCAAGTCATAGAGCCCACCTGGAAACACATTACAGATGGCTGCTGCCTCACCAGAGAGACCTGGAAAGATCTTGAAGCCCAGTTCTCTGAAGTCCAAATGGAACAACAGCCCCCTCCCTTCAAGTGGTTACCTGTTGGGCCCCACATCATGGGAAAGGCTGTGAAATAA